One part of the Flavobacterium johnsoniae UW101 genome encodes these proteins:
- the traJ gene encoding conjugative transposon protein TraJ, protein MKMLLNKKVVSAVLMVLLFPFRIMAQGLGDDMSSLHGVLEQLYDEMMPLCSNLIAVGQGIAGFGTIWYIASRVWRHIASAEPIDFYPLFRPFVIGFCIMIFPSVLALINGVMKPTVTATAAMVTGSNNAVAVLLKEKEKAIKETDPWKMYVGTAGTGDRDRWYKYTHDGADPSDESMLAGIGNDVKFAMEKASYSFRNSVKEWLSEVLRVLFEAAALCIDTLRTFQLVVLSILGPLVFGIAVFDGFQHTLTVWLARYINIYLWLPVANIFGSIIGKIQELMLKLDLSQVQATGDTFFSRTDMSYLIFMIIGIIGYFTVPSVANYIVHAGGGGALGHKVTSMFGNSASSVMRTSSNAVGMAADAMGDADRRMTSSMAATAGSSPYFTDKGNYMNDRLKGNSKQT, encoded by the coding sequence ATGAAGATGTTATTAAATAAAAAAGTAGTATCAGCGGTGCTTATGGTATTATTGTTTCCATTCAGGATCATGGCTCAGGGACTTGGTGATGATATGAGTAGTCTTCATGGGGTTTTAGAACAGCTTTATGATGAAATGATGCCTTTGTGTTCTAATCTTATAGCAGTAGGGCAGGGAATAGCAGGCTTTGGAACTATATGGTACATTGCCTCACGCGTATGGAGGCATATTGCAAGTGCCGAGCCCATTGATTTTTATCCGCTCTTTCGTCCCTTTGTTATAGGATTCTGCATTATGATCTTTCCGTCGGTTCTGGCACTTATTAACGGAGTTATGAAACCAACTGTTACAGCTACTGCAGCTATGGTAACAGGCTCTAACAATGCAGTTGCTGTTCTGCTTAAAGAGAAAGAAAAAGCAATTAAAGAAACCGATCCATGGAAGATGTATGTCGGGACTGCAGGTACGGGTGATCGTGACAGATGGTATAAGTATACGCATGACGGTGCTGATCCATCGGATGAGAGCATGCTCGCAGGCATAGGCAATGATGTCAAATTTGCGATGGAAAAAGCTTCTTACAGTTTTCGAAATTCGGTCAAGGAATGGCTAAGCGAGGTGCTGAGGGTTTTGTTTGAAGCGGCCGCCTTATGCATTGACACCCTTCGGACCTTTCAGCTCGTGGTGCTTTCCATTTTAGGTCCGCTGGTATTTGGAATCGCAGTATTTGACGGCTTCCAGCACACGCTCACTGTCTGGCTTGCCCGATATATCAATATTTACCTCTGGCTTCCTGTTGCCAATATATTCGGAAGCATAATCGGAAAGATTCAGGAACTCATGCTCAAGCTGGACCTCTCGCAGGTGCAGGCAACAGGTGACACTTTTTTCAGCAGGACCGATATGTCATATTTAATTTTCATGATAATAGGTATCATAGGATATTTTACCGTGCCTTCTGTTGCCAATTATATTGTTCACGCAGGCGGAGGAGGAGCCCTGGGTCATAAAGTGACAAGCATGTTTGGCAATTCAGCTAGTTCTGTTATGAGAACCTCTTCAAACGCGGTTGGAATGGCTGCTGATGCGATGGGAGATGCGGATCGGAGAATGACCAGCAGCATGGCTGCGACAGCAGGAAGCAGTCCTTATTTTACTGATAAAGGAAACTATATGAATGACAGGCTTAAAGGAAATTCTAAACAGACTTAA
- a CDS encoding DUF4134 domain-containing protein — protein sequence MKKCRWKLKSLFRRFRVMGSSLLMILVSNVIYSQDGVAGINEANQKVRSYFDAGTELMYAVGAILGLIGAVKVYQKWNAGDPDTGKVAAAWFGSCVFLVVVATVIKSFFGV from the coding sequence ATGAAAAAATGCAGATGGAAATTAAAAAGTCTTTTTAGACGATTTAGAGTTATGGGATCGTCGCTCCTGATGATTCTGGTTAGTAATGTTATTTACAGCCAGGATGGTGTGGCGGGCATTAATGAAGCCAACCAGAAAGTGAGAAGTTACTTTGATGCCGGCACTGAATTAATGTATGCAGTAGGAGCTATCCTCGGGCTGATAGGGGCAGTAAAGGTATACCAGAAATGGAATGCAGGAGATCCTGATACTGGAAAAGTCGCAGCAGCCTGGTTTGGAAGCTGTGTGTTTCTGGTGGTGGTAGCTACGGTCATTAAATCCTTTTTCGGGGTTTAA
- the traN gene encoding conjugative transposon protein TraN: MKRANYLFLISLLLVCVSVNPQSNARETVFYEDQYKNLKIGFSKTTSIIFPYTIKSIDKGSAEVLVQKAKGVENILLVKAAKQHFFQTNLTVVTSDGKLYVFVLNYDDSCPDLNFKAENAVAASRDVLFSLENENQKRIEQCALAAYSKKKKISGLKKSKYQIRLEVNGIFIQQDVLYLRIVFENKSKINYDIDQLRFFIRDQKKSKRTASQEIELQPLYVTSSSSVIPYKSEIIKVYALEKFTIPENKYLTLQMIEKNGGRHLEVDINNNLTDKVIPITELSSDTF, from the coding sequence ATGAAAAGAGCGAATTATTTGTTTTTAATCAGCTTGCTGCTGGTTTGTGTTTCAGTTAATCCACAGTCAAACGCAAGGGAAACTGTCTTTTACGAAGACCAGTATAAAAATCTAAAAATAGGTTTTTCTAAAACCACAAGCATTATTTTTCCTTATACAATCAAGAGCATAGATAAAGGAAGCGCAGAAGTGCTTGTACAGAAAGCAAAAGGAGTTGAGAATATACTACTTGTAAAAGCTGCTAAACAGCATTTTTTCCAGACCAATCTGACAGTTGTAACTTCTGACGGGAAATTGTATGTTTTTGTACTAAATTATGACGATTCTTGCCCTGACTTAAATTTTAAGGCTGAAAATGCAGTGGCTGCAAGCAGGGATGTGCTGTTTTCTTTAGAAAACGAAAATCAGAAAAGAATTGAACAGTGTGCTTTGGCTGCATATTCCAAAAAGAAAAAAATCAGTGGTCTAAAAAAATCAAAGTATCAGATCAGACTGGAGGTGAACGGGATCTTTATCCAGCAGGATGTTTTGTATCTGCGTATTGTTTTTGAAAACAAATCAAAGATTAACTACGATATTGATCAGCTCCGTTTTTTTATCAGAGACCAGAAGAAGTCAAAACGTACCGCGTCGCAGGAAATTGAACTGCAGCCTTTGTACGTGACTTCATCTTCTTCTGTAATTCCTTATAAATCTGAAATAATAAAAGTTTATGCTCTGGAGAAATTTACCATCCCGGAGAATAAGTATCTAACACTTCAGATGATTGAAAAAAACGGCGGAAGACATTTGGAAGTGGATATTAATAATAATCTGACTGATAAGGTAATTCCGATTACAGAATTAAGCAGTGACACTTTTTAA
- the traM gene encoding conjugative transposon protein TraM, which yields MQEKTLSPKESKKRKMLLMLPLITFPFLTFLFYSLGGGRMESKMAGNDERKGFNFHLPLPKFKEDSALDKMSYYDQAAVDSIKLREQIKKDPNYIDNKVSEDKADSFSTSDFESRMLPKNRSAFNSQSFQDRNEQKVYEKLRALENIISQPAVPAYGQDMREFENYGTSRGESEEIKKLEGLMSTMSTTQEPDPELQQLGGMLENILDIQHPQRVQERLRQTSESKKGKIYSVQKKEAENNISSLQRNADWQTSLKTNEFYSLDEAEPAEEIQNSIEAVVHQTQTIVNGSVVKLRLTNDIFLQGTIIPRNAFLYGMAALKGERLEVKITNIQYNNSIFPVELAVYDMDGIDGIYIPGAINRDVAKASADRSIQTLGLTGISDSWGAQAAGMGIEAAKSLMSKKVKLIKVVVKAGYQVLLYDEKQKNLKP from the coding sequence ATGCAAGAGAAAACATTATCTCCAAAGGAATCTAAAAAGAGAAAGATGCTTTTAATGCTGCCTCTTATAACATTTCCATTTCTCACATTCTTATTTTATTCATTAGGCGGCGGAAGAATGGAATCCAAGATGGCAGGGAACGACGAAAGGAAAGGATTCAATTTTCATCTGCCACTGCCTAAATTTAAAGAAGATTCAGCACTGGATAAGATGAGCTATTACGATCAGGCAGCAGTTGATTCGATAAAACTGCGAGAGCAGATAAAAAAAGATCCTAACTATATTGATAATAAAGTCTCGGAAGATAAAGCAGATTCTTTTTCCACAAGTGATTTTGAATCCCGCATGCTTCCAAAAAACAGATCAGCTTTTAATTCTCAGTCTTTTCAGGACCGCAATGAACAGAAAGTTTATGAGAAGCTGAGGGCTCTTGAAAACATAATCAGCCAGCCAGCTGTCCCTGCTTACGGTCAGGACATGAGGGAATTTGAAAATTACGGCACTTCTCGTGGAGAATCGGAAGAGATTAAAAAACTTGAAGGGCTAATGTCGACGATGAGCACGACCCAGGAACCTGATCCGGAACTTCAGCAGTTAGGCGGTATGCTGGAAAATATTTTGGATATACAGCATCCGCAGCGCGTGCAGGAAAGGCTTAGACAAACATCTGAGAGCAAAAAAGGCAAAATATATTCAGTGCAGAAAAAAGAAGCAGAGAATAACATAAGCTCACTTCAGCGGAATGCCGATTGGCAGACCTCTTTGAAAACAAATGAATTTTATTCTCTGGACGAAGCAGAGCCTGCTGAAGAAATACAAAATTCTATTGAAGCAGTTGTGCACCAGACGCAGACTATTGTCAATGGCTCGGTGGTTAAATTAAGACTCACGAATGATATTTTTCTCCAAGGAACAATTATACCCAGAAATGCTTTTCTGTATGGTATGGCGGCTTTAAAAGGAGAGAGGCTGGAGGTAAAAATCACAAACATCCAGTACAATAATTCGATATTTCCCGTCGAGCTGGCTGTCTATGATATGGACGGGATTGACGGCATCTATATTCCCGGAGCGATTAACAGGGATGTGGCTAAGGCATCAGCTGACAGATCCATTCAGACACTCGGTCTTACCGGGATTTCGGATTCATGGGGTGCACAGGCCGCAGGTATGGGTATCGAGGCTGCTAAAAGTCTGATGAGCAAAAAGGTAAAACTCATAAAAGTGGTTGTAAAGGCAGGGTATCAGGTGCTGCTGTATGATGAAAAACAAAAGAATTTAAAACCTTAA
- a CDS encoding TraG family conjugative transposon ATPase → MEKRMEEQLPVMAVEHDCILSKQGDVTIVFKAELPEIFTLSDQEYEAFHQLWIKALKVLPKFCVFHKQDWFLENAYRADFSSEDSSFLTRSSERFFNERPFLDHSCYIMLTKKPAGRRNATSLFSNLLRSSIVPEETLKPQLLQDFADTCGQFKRIMEDSGFIKLERLQNESLRSESRRIGLVEKYCFLSEREDSFVFKDIRFDEGLAVGDKHCQLFTLGDAADLPGLCGSRINFDRYSTDKTKFSVGFASTLGQLLSCNHIYNQYIFIEDSQKTIQKLESKRLRLQSLSAYSRENMIARDATNDFLNEALSQQRLPVKAHFNVLAWSTDMEDLKEIKNKVSSALAQMDAAAKHETVGAPQIYWAGMAGNAADFPMNDTFDTFTEQAVCFLNMETGYKSSLSPCGIRLGDRLTGKPVHVDISDEPVKMGICTNRNKFILGPSGSGKSFFTNHMVRSYYEQGTHIVLVDVGHSYKGLCDMVNGYYFTYDEKNPIRFNPFYISEGDSLDTEKKESIKTLLLALWKKDDETFNRSEYVALSNALQLYYEKLDVNTNIFPCFNSFYDFLKEDFISILEGDKVKEKDFDVNNFLYVLRPYYKGGEFDYLLNATENLDLLKERFIVFELDNIKDHPILFPVVTIIIMEVFINKMRKLKGIRKMILIEEAWKAIAKEGMADYIKYLFKTVRKFFGEAIVVTQEVEDIISSPVVKQAIINNSDCKILLDQSKYQNKFDQIQELLGLTDKEKALVLSVNKANDPARKYKEVFISLGGMLSKVYRTEVSLEEYLAYTTEESEKVKMNAYAKKFGGDIKKGIAAMAQDMRNGIK, encoded by the coding sequence ATGGAGAAGAGGATGGAAGAGCAGCTGCCGGTTATGGCAGTGGAGCATGATTGTATTTTATCAAAACAGGGCGATGTAACTATAGTTTTTAAGGCAGAACTGCCTGAAATTTTTACGCTGTCAGACCAGGAGTATGAAGCTTTCCACCAGTTATGGATAAAGGCGTTAAAGGTGCTGCCGAAGTTTTGTGTTTTTCATAAACAGGACTGGTTCTTAGAAAATGCTTATAGAGCTGATTTTTCAAGTGAAGACAGCAGTTTTCTGACCAGAAGCAGCGAGCGTTTCTTTAACGAAAGACCATTTCTGGATCATTCCTGCTATATCATGCTGACCAAGAAACCGGCGGGAAGAAGAAATGCAACCTCATTGTTTTCTAATCTGCTTAGAAGTTCCATAGTTCCAGAGGAAACCTTAAAACCGCAGCTTCTGCAGGATTTTGCAGATACCTGCGGCCAGTTTAAGAGAATTATGGAAGACAGCGGATTTATAAAGCTGGAGCGTCTGCAAAATGAATCGCTTAGAAGCGAGAGCAGAAGAATCGGGCTGGTGGAAAAGTACTGTTTTTTATCAGAGCGGGAAGATTCATTCGTTTTTAAGGATATAAGGTTTGATGAAGGATTAGCAGTAGGGGATAAACACTGCCAATTGTTTACACTTGGTGATGCAGCTGATCTGCCTGGATTATGCGGATCGAGAATCAATTTTGACCGCTATTCAACCGATAAAACCAAATTCAGCGTTGGTTTTGCTTCAACCCTCGGGCAGCTTTTATCCTGTAATCATATTTACAATCAGTATATCTTCATTGAGGATTCACAGAAAACCATTCAGAAGCTGGAAAGCAAGCGACTCAGACTGCAGTCACTCTCTGCCTACAGCCGGGAGAATATGATTGCCAGGGATGCGACGAATGATTTTCTGAACGAGGCATTATCACAGCAGAGGCTTCCGGTTAAAGCCCATTTTAATGTACTGGCCTGGAGCACGGATATGGAAGACTTGAAAGAGATTAAAAACAAAGTGTCATCAGCTCTTGCCCAGATGGATGCAGCAGCGAAGCATGAAACAGTAGGAGCTCCTCAGATCTATTGGGCTGGAATGGCGGGAAATGCAGCGGACTTTCCCATGAATGACACCTTCGACACCTTTACCGAACAGGCGGTATGCTTTCTGAATATGGAAACGGGATATAAATCTTCGCTGAGTCCCTGCGGTATCAGGCTGGGAGACAGGCTGACAGGAAAACCAGTTCATGTTGATATCAGCGATGAGCCTGTTAAGATGGGAATCTGCACCAATCGCAATAAGTTTATATTGGGACCTTCGGGCAGCGGCAAGTCCTTTTTTACCAATCATATGGTGAGAAGCTATTACGAGCAGGGAACGCATATTGTGCTGGTGGATGTCGGGCACAGCTATAAAGGGCTCTGCGATATGGTAAACGGTTATTATTTTACTTACGATGAAAAGAATCCTATCCGTTTTAACCCATTTTATATTTCAGAAGGAGACAGTCTGGATACGGAGAAAAAAGAGAGCATTAAAACGCTTCTGCTCGCACTCTGGAAAAAAGACGACGAAACCTTTAACCGGAGCGAGTATGTAGCACTCTCAAATGCGCTGCAGCTGTATTACGAGAAATTGGATGTTAACACAAATATATTTCCCTGTTTCAATAGCTTCTATGATTTTCTGAAAGAGGATTTTATCTCAATTTTGGAAGGCGATAAAGTAAAGGAGAAGGACTTTGACGTGAATAATTTTCTCTATGTGCTTAGGCCTTATTACAAGGGAGGCGAGTTTGATTATCTGTTGAACGCGACAGAAAATCTGGATCTTCTAAAAGAAAGGTTTATTGTCTTCGAGCTGGATAATATCAAAGACCATCCGATTCTTTTTCCAGTAGTGACCATCATAATAATGGAAGTTTTTATAAACAAGATGAGAAAACTTAAGGGTATCCGAAAAATGATACTTATTGAGGAAGCATGGAAAGCCATAGCAAAAGAAGGGATGGCCGATTATATAAAATATTTATTTAAGACTGTGCGTAAATTCTTCGGGGAAGCAATAGTGGTAACTCAGGAGGTTGAGGATATTATTTCTTCACCTGTTGTAAAACAGGCTATTATCAATAATAGCGACTGCAAGATTCTTCTGGACCAGAGCAAATATCAGAATAAGTTTGACCAGATTCAGGAGCTGTTGGGACTTACAGACAAAGAAAAGGCACTTGTACTTTCTGTAAATAAAGCCAATGATCCAGCCAGGAAATACAAAGAAGTGTTTATCTCTCTGGGAGGGATGCTTTCAAAGGTCTATAGAACCGAAGTTTCGCTGGAGGAATACTTAGCTTATACAACAGAGGAAAGCGAGAAAGTGAAAATGAATGCCTATGCGAAGAAGTTTGGCGGGGACATAAAGAAAGGAATAGCCGCAATGGCTCAGGATATGAGAAATGGAATTAAATAA
- the traK gene encoding conjugative transposon protein TraK: MKNVDTAFRYVRGFTMLVIAGCIIISCYAVYKSFQTVSLMQDKVYILANGKALEAYASERKDNIAVEARDHVKTFHKFFFTLDPDDKVIKTNITKALYLADDSAKRIYDDLKENNFYSGIISGNISQTIQIDSVSIDIREYPYRFRCYAGQNIIRTTSILKRSLLTEGALRNVSRSDNNPHGFLIERFNTIENKDLSAETRK, translated from the coding sequence ATGAAAAACGTTGATACGGCATTTAGATATGTGAGAGGTTTCACGATGCTTGTAATTGCAGGCTGCATCATAATTAGCTGCTATGCTGTCTATAAAAGTTTCCAGACAGTGAGCCTTATGCAGGATAAAGTATATATTCTGGCAAACGGCAAAGCGCTGGAAGCTTACGCTTCGGAAAGAAAAGATAATATTGCTGTTGAAGCAAGGGACCATGTGAAAACCTTTCACAAGTTTTTCTTTACCCTTGATCCTGATGATAAGGTCATTAAAACCAATATCACAAAAGCGCTGTATCTGGCAGACGACAGTGCAAAACGGATTTATGATGACCTGAAGGAAAACAATTTTTATTCGGGTATTATATCAGGAAATATCAGCCAGACCATCCAGATTGACAGTGTGAGTATTGATATCCGTGAATATCCCTACCGTTTTAGATGTTATGCCGGACAGAACATTATCCGTACTACCAGTATTTTAAAAAGAAGCCTGCTTACGGAAGGTGCGCTTCGCAATGTATCAAGAAGCGATAATAATCCGCATGGTTTTCTTATCGAGCGGTTTAATACGATTGAAAACAAAGATCTTTCCGCAGAAACCAGAAAATAG
- a CDS encoding protein kinase family protein, translating into MIKMYPLEWFDSLIINSFDADNSSLKVSEYELESLRKTIVSESKKIKIHIKDSFFELKSKRQIRLLIRKYHSSLVFLIDRVVEIRKIEKFNSPEFFRIFDLIVSSLDDLLSFVEIRYSSFMSLDQRVSYSYFSIWKKEALEVLKNLIKKKENTGENDLELEFVVDLLAAPLQNSIKSKYTYRQILYYREIIMELEKLNDQVTESEGFSNLDLVLIRMNFNSREYTERLVNRIGRYLEGFENLSERLEKLLYFCKKLSKINADLKLTFNPSQQNLISFLEYWFSSEIRFAEKKAAILMQEQIDASVGSEFVEQADSKLECILSGDQIGLILRATDEARIIKAKSMNYIFKSIVPYLSTPVKRNLSYQSVRSKSYNAEERDKEIAIESLEKIIRKIKTY; encoded by the coding sequence AATTCTTCTTTAAAAGTATCGGAATATGAATTGGAGAGTTTGAGAAAAACAATAGTATCTGAATCAAAAAAAATTAAAATTCATATTAAAGATTCTTTTTTCGAACTGAAAAGTAAAAGGCAGATTAGACTTCTTATAAGAAAATATCATTCTTCATTGGTTTTTTTAATAGACAGGGTAGTAGAAATAAGAAAGATCGAAAAATTCAATTCTCCTGAATTTTTTAGAATATTTGACCTGATCGTTAGTTCGCTGGATGATTTGCTGTCATTTGTAGAAATCAGATATTCGTCCTTTATGAGTTTGGATCAAAGGGTGTCCTACAGCTATTTTTCAATTTGGAAAAAAGAAGCACTCGAGGTTTTAAAGAATCTGATTAAAAAAAAAGAAAATACCGGGGAGAATGATCTCGAATTGGAGTTTGTTGTCGATCTTCTTGCGGCGCCACTTCAAAACAGCATAAAGAGCAAGTATACCTATCGCCAGATTTTGTATTATAGGGAGATAATCATGGAACTTGAAAAATTAAACGATCAAGTTACGGAATCTGAAGGTTTTTCAAATCTGGATCTTGTGCTTATAAGAATGAATTTTAATTCCAGAGAATATACCGAGAGACTGGTTAATAGAATAGGCAGGTATTTAGAAGGTTTTGAGAATTTATCTGAAAGACTTGAAAAGCTGCTGTACTTCTGCAAGAAACTGTCTAAAATAAACGCAGATTTAAAATTAACCTTTAATCCATCTCAACAGAATCTTATCTCATTTTTGGAATACTGGTTCTCCAGCGAAATCAGATTTGCTGAAAAAAAGGCCGCAATTCTAATGCAGGAACAGATTGATGCTTCTGTCGGAAGTGAATTTGTAGAGCAGGCAGATTCAAAACTTGAATGTATACTTTCAGGAGATCAGATTGGACTTATTTTAAGGGCGACAGATGAGGCGAGAATTATTAAGGCCAAGTCTATGAACTACATATTTAAAAGTATTGTGCCTTATCTCTCTACTCCAGTAAAGAGAAATCTTTCGTACCAGTCAGTGAGAAGCAAATCATATAATGCGGAAGAGCGTGATAAGGAAATTGCGATTGAAAGTCTTGAGAAAATAATCCGTAAGATAAAAACGTATTAG
- a CDS encoding DUF4133 domain-containing protein yields MSNSVYSINKGINQSIEFKGLKAQYIWYLGGGVVGLMILFAALYIIGVPSLLCIGFIGTAGVFLVFKIYRMSNTYGEYGMMKALAKKQIPKWIKVYSRSVFMKL; encoded by the coding sequence ATGAGTAACAGCGTTTATTCGATCAATAAAGGAATCAATCAGAGTATAGAATTTAAGGGACTTAAAGCGCAGTACATCTGGTATTTAGGTGGAGGTGTTGTAGGTCTTATGATTCTGTTTGCTGCCCTGTATATAATTGGGGTTCCTTCCTTGCTATGCATTGGTTTTATTGGAACGGCGGGAGTTTTTCTTGTTTTTAAAATATACAGAATGAGTAATACTTACGGTGAATACGGCATGATGAAGGCTCTGGCTAAAAAACAGATCCCTAAGTGGATTAAAGTTTACAGCAGATCAGTTTTTATGAAGTTATAG